A section of the Roseivirga sp. BDSF3-8 genome encodes:
- a CDS encoding energy transducer TonB yields MLSKRPGYKGGLSALEAYLSEHSTHPRKGTLKEHKIVVDVAFSIQKDGSVDKVKNLSTVPAEYEDAAENIVKNMPAWNPGMKNGKPVSTKLEISIIFYPEKD; encoded by the coding sequence ATGCTGAGCAAAAGACCAGGCTATAAGGGCGGATTAAGTGCCTTGGAAGCCTATCTGAGTGAGCATAGCACCCACCCACGTAAAGGCACACTCAAAGAACATAAAATTGTCGTCGATGTCGCGTTCAGCATACAGAAAGATGGCTCAGTAGATAAGGTTAAAAACCTAAGTACAGTGCCGGCAGAATATGAAGATGCCGCAGAGAATATTGTTAAGAACATGCCTGCCTGGAACCCGGGTATGAAAAATGGCAAACCCGTCTCTACCAAGCTGGAAATAAGCATTATCTTTTACCCGGAAAAAGACTAA
- a CDS encoding CoA pyrophosphatase, which yields MERMLHDAPEWLQTLYRRLADEDLPGENAQLKMSPSERRRGSFNNLERLNPRRGGVMLLLYPEGNHWYFPLIRRPQYPGVHGGQVSFPGGKLEMDETDLQAALRETEEEIGVPAGEINVLGALSRLYIPPSNFLVSPFVGMVTHKPQFVAEPLEVAEVIEARLDHLLLAEKRKMKAIPTQAKFSIKAPYFDLEGHVVWGATAMMLSEFATILEEAGVV from the coding sequence ATGGAAAGAATGCTACATGATGCACCCGAATGGCTTCAAACTTTATACCGCCGGCTGGCGGACGAAGATTTGCCCGGGGAAAATGCCCAACTTAAAATGTCTCCCTCAGAAAGACGGAGAGGAAGTTTTAATAACCTGGAAAGGTTAAATCCACGTAGGGGAGGGGTCATGCTATTGCTATACCCTGAGGGTAACCACTGGTACTTCCCTCTTATCCGCAGACCTCAGTACCCCGGCGTCCATGGCGGCCAGGTTAGCTTCCCGGGTGGCAAGCTGGAAATGGATGAAACAGACCTGCAGGCAGCCCTTCGCGAGACGGAGGAGGAGATAGGCGTGCCAGCCGGAGAAATTAACGTACTCGGAGCATTAAGCAGACTCTATATTCCTCCAAGTAATTTCCTGGTTTCTCCTTTTGTAGGTATGGTCACCCATAAGCCTCAGTTTGTGGCTGAGCCTTTGGAGGTAGCGGAGGTAATAGAAGCAAGGCTTGACCACCTGCTCCTTGCGGAAAAACGAAAAATGAAGGCCATTCCTACCCAGGCAAAATTTTCAATTAAAGCACCTTATTTCGATCTGGAGGGGCATGTGGTGTGGGGTGCCACGGCCATGATGCTCAGTGAATTCGCTACTATACTGGAAGAGGCCGGGGTAGTATAA
- a CDS encoding BlaI/MecI/CopY family transcriptional regulator gives MKELTKAEEQVMQILWDIEKGFVKEILVKMEDPRPAYNTVSTIVRILEKKGFVGYTAYGKSHQYYPLITQETYSREYLDTFVGNYFGGSFSKLVSFFAKEKNLSVNDMDELMKHVKNDMGNDKPSEK, from the coding sequence ATGAAAGAACTTACTAAAGCCGAAGAGCAGGTAATGCAGATCCTTTGGGACATTGAAAAAGGATTTGTGAAGGAAATCCTCGTAAAAATGGAGGACCCCAGGCCTGCTTATAACACGGTGAGCACTATCGTGCGCATACTCGAGAAAAAAGGATTTGTAGGCTACACAGCCTATGGAAAATCACACCAGTATTATCCGCTCATCACACAGGAGACCTACAGCCGGGAGTACCTGGACACGTTTGTTGGCAACTACTTCGGAGGGTCTTTCAGTAAGCTGGTGTCCTTTTTCGCAAAAGAGAAGAATCTGAGCGTAAACGACATGGACGAGTTGATGAAGCATGTAAAAAATGACATGGGCAATGATAAACCTTCGGAAAAATGA
- a CDS encoding energy transducer TonB → MKITALRRIILLPFVILGALNFVSGQTPQSNNEWKYSGKQDTNPTPAVGMEGWASYLEENLQYPDIAQRIGLEGRVFVKFAVKKDGSLAYANVQRGIGAGCDAEAIRLIENAPNWVPGTRKGKPVKTEVMLPILFRLPSAYGSRIIFPADWSSFQKLDRKPEVSGGMDEFEKRFLSKINPPENTHLDINFTVAANGELCNISTGSGMPCEIAYRSEVALQEMSPWQPGVKDGEAVSVDLKISHSSGGNPSTSEDLETIHLTTESDSSEEPVYSMLELKATPTNGQIAWQTYLKENLQYPKAALENNIGGRVMIEFIVEKNGELTNAKVYRHTLMTDNDMGVLAEALRLIENAPKWNPGKARCKGPVRSRAIVTITFRP, encoded by the coding sequence ATGAAAATAACAGCTTTAAGAAGGATAATACTTCTTCCCTTTGTCATTCTCGGGGCTTTAAACTTTGTTTCAGGCCAGACCCCTCAGTCAAACAACGAATGGAAATACTCCGGAAAACAGGATACCAACCCTACCCCGGCCGTGGGCATGGAAGGGTGGGCTAGTTATCTGGAGGAAAACCTTCAGTATCCGGATATAGCACAGCGAATAGGTCTTGAAGGAAGAGTCTTTGTGAAATTCGCAGTAAAAAAAGATGGCTCACTTGCTTATGCTAACGTTCAAAGAGGCATCGGGGCCGGCTGCGACGCTGAGGCTATCAGACTGATAGAAAATGCACCGAACTGGGTACCGGGAACCAGAAAGGGAAAACCTGTGAAGACTGAAGTCATGCTTCCGATACTCTTCAGACTACCTTCTGCTTATGGTTCGCGAATTATTTTTCCGGCAGATTGGAGCAGCTTTCAAAAGCTGGACCGGAAGCCTGAAGTCAGTGGCGGCATGGATGAATTTGAGAAGCGCTTCCTAAGCAAAATTAACCCGCCTGAAAATACACACCTGGACATAAACTTTACAGTAGCGGCCAACGGCGAGCTTTGCAATATTTCCACTGGCAGTGGTATGCCTTGTGAAATTGCGTATAGATCCGAAGTTGCGTTGCAGGAAATGAGTCCGTGGCAGCCGGGGGTAAAGGATGGCGAGGCAGTATCGGTAGACCTTAAAATAAGCCATAGTTCCGGAGGAAATCCTTCAACTTCTGAAGATCTAGAAACTATCCATTTAACAACTGAATCTGATTCATCCGAAGAGCCTGTATACTCTATGCTGGAATTGAAGGCTACCCCCACAAATGGCCAAATAGCCTGGCAGACCTACCTGAAAGAAAATCTTCAGTACCCGAAAGCAGCTCTGGAAAACAATATTGGCGGACGGGTTATGATTGAGTTCATCGTGGAGAAAAACGGTGAGCTCACAAATGCAAAAGTATATCGCCATACACTGATGACTGATAATGATATGGGCGTTCTGGCAGAAGCCCTCAGACTGATAGAAAATGCACCTAAATGGAACCCTGGCAAAGCCAGATGTAAGGGGCCTGTAAGGTCAAGAGCTATCGTTACCATCACATTCAGACCGTAG
- the aceB gene encoding malate synthase A — MSTTALDHKVNVKGELKPGFEGILTADALAFISHLHETFNKKRLALLEARNEKEKAIANGQMPDFPSETADVRAGNWHVADIPEPLQDRRTEITGPVDRRMVINALNSGAKVFMADFEDANSPTWENCVNGQINLRDAIRREVDFEASNGKFYSLKEEVATLKVRPRGWHLVEKHVLVDGEPISASIFDFGLFFFHNAKELINRGAGPYFYLPKLESYLEARLWNEVFIEAQKQLDIPNGTIKATVLIETILAAFEMEEIIYELRDHMAGLNAGRWDYIFSVIKKFRDFPDFVLPDRGQVTMTVPFMKSYAQQLVKVCHKRGAHAIGGMSAFIPSRRDEEVNRNAFEKVREDKRLEAEHGFDGTWVAHPDLVPVAMEEFNKKLTDKPHQKDRQRDDLNISAKDLLNTSIEGGKITETGLRQNVNVAILYIGSWLQGTGAAALYNLMEDAATAEISRAQVWQWLHNEGITLDDGRPVDTDLYRQVLIEEKESIRSMVGEDAYKAGRYEEAAALFDDLVTDKQFVSFLTLPAYEKLA, encoded by the coding sequence ATGAGCACAACAGCCCTGGATCATAAAGTCAACGTAAAAGGCGAATTAAAACCTGGGTTCGAAGGGATCCTTACCGCCGATGCGCTCGCTTTTATATCCCACCTGCACGAGACTTTCAATAAGAAGCGACTGGCCCTGCTGGAAGCCCGCAATGAGAAGGAAAAAGCAATAGCCAATGGCCAGATGCCTGACTTTCCTTCCGAAACGGCTGATGTAAGAGCAGGGAATTGGCACGTAGCCGACATTCCTGAGCCACTTCAGGACCGGCGTACCGAGATTACAGGCCCGGTTGACCGGCGAATGGTCATCAACGCACTTAACAGTGGTGCAAAAGTCTTCATGGCGGATTTTGAAGACGCCAATAGTCCCACCTGGGAAAACTGTGTGAACGGACAGATCAATCTCAGGGATGCCATCCGCCGTGAAGTGGATTTTGAAGCATCAAACGGCAAATTTTATTCCCTCAAGGAAGAGGTTGCCACCCTCAAGGTAAGGCCTCGTGGATGGCATCTGGTGGAGAAACACGTACTGGTGGATGGTGAGCCAATCAGTGCCTCCATTTTCGACTTTGGCCTGTTTTTCTTCCATAATGCCAAGGAGCTTATTAACAGAGGGGCCGGCCCGTACTTCTACCTTCCCAAGCTGGAAAGCTACCTGGAGGCACGCCTGTGGAATGAGGTGTTTATAGAGGCTCAAAAGCAACTTGACATCCCCAATGGCACAATAAAAGCTACTGTTCTGATAGAGACTATCCTGGCCGCTTTTGAAATGGAGGAAATCATCTACGAACTGCGGGATCATATGGCAGGATTGAATGCCGGACGCTGGGACTATATTTTTTCAGTGATCAAAAAATTCAGAGACTTCCCGGACTTCGTACTTCCGGACAGAGGACAGGTTACCATGACTGTGCCTTTTATGAAAAGCTATGCACAGCAACTGGTAAAAGTTTGTCATAAGCGAGGGGCCCATGCTATCGGTGGTATGTCTGCCTTTATCCCCAGCCGCCGTGATGAAGAAGTGAACCGGAACGCCTTTGAAAAAGTGCGTGAGGATAAACGCCTGGAGGCAGAGCACGGATTTGACGGTACATGGGTAGCCCACCCTGACCTGGTACCCGTGGCTATGGAAGAGTTTAATAAAAAGCTTACTGATAAGCCCCACCAAAAAGATCGCCAGCGGGACGATCTGAACATTTCTGCTAAAGATCTGCTGAATACCAGCATTGAGGGGGGTAAAATCACTGAGACGGGCCTGAGGCAAAATGTTAATGTAGCCATACTGTATATCGGTAGCTGGCTGCAGGGCACTGGCGCCGCGGCTCTTTATAACCTTATGGAGGATGCGGCAACAGCCGAAATCTCTCGTGCCCAGGTATGGCAGTGGCTGCACAACGAGGGCATCACGCTGGACGATGGCCGCCCCGTGGATACGGACCTTTATCGCCAGGTGCTTATTGAAGAAAAGGAAAGCATCAGGAGCATGGTAGGCGAAGATGCCTACAAGGCAGGTCGCTATGAGGAAGCAGCCGCTCTTTTTGACGACTTAGTGACGGATAAGCAGTTTGTGTCATTCTTGACCCTGCCCGCCTATGAGAAACTGGCCTAG
- the aceA gene encoding isocitrate lyase — protein MTTKDKIFRIQEEWKTNSRWKGVERPYSAEEVVKLQGTVRIEYSLARMGAERLWDLLHSEEYVAGLGALTGNQAVQQVAAGLKAIYLSGWQVAADANLSGNMYPDQSLYPVDSVPAVVKRINSALMRADQIQTMSGEGDTYWMAPIVADAEAGFGGNLNAFELMKMMIEAGAAGVHFEDQLSSAKKCGHLGGKVLVPTHEAVNKLVAARLATDVCQVPTIIVARTDADAATLITSDIDERDHQFLLGDRTHEGFYKVKNGLEPSIARGLAYAPYADLIWCETSHPDLGEAREFAQAIKEKYPNKMLAYNCSPSFNWASKLSEAEMFEYREKLAEMGYKFQFITLAGFHALNTSMFELASDYRKRGMAGYSALQQREFGLMDQGFKAVKHQAFVGTGYFDAVQNTVTQGQASTAALKGSTEEAQF, from the coding sequence ATGACTACTAAGGACAAGATTTTTCGCATACAGGAAGAATGGAAGACCAACTCACGCTGGAAGGGCGTGGAAAGACCCTACTCTGCCGAAGAGGTAGTGAAACTACAGGGCACCGTAAGGATTGAGTATAGCCTTGCCCGTATGGGAGCCGAACGGCTGTGGGACCTTCTCCACTCAGAAGAATATGTAGCGGGACTGGGAGCCCTTACCGGAAACCAGGCCGTACAGCAGGTAGCCGCCGGACTTAAGGCTATCTACCTTAGCGGCTGGCAGGTAGCGGCAGATGCCAACCTCTCCGGCAATATGTATCCCGATCAGAGTCTCTACCCTGTGGATAGCGTGCCGGCCGTAGTGAAAAGGATCAATAGCGCCCTGATGCGTGCAGATCAGATTCAAACCATGAGCGGAGAGGGTGACACCTACTGGATGGCGCCAATCGTTGCTGATGCCGAGGCCGGGTTCGGTGGCAACCTGAATGCCTTCGAACTCATGAAAATGATGATCGAAGCCGGTGCTGCAGGCGTTCACTTTGAGGACCAGCTCAGCTCTGCCAAAAAATGCGGTCACCTCGGAGGTAAGGTACTGGTACCTACCCATGAGGCAGTGAATAAACTGGTAGCTGCCAGGTTGGCTACGGACGTATGCCAGGTCCCTACCATCATCGTGGCCAGAACAGACGCAGATGCAGCTACTCTGATCACCAGTGATATAGATGAAAGAGACCACCAGTTCCTGTTGGGTGACCGTACACATGAAGGCTTCTACAAGGTGAAAAACGGGCTGGAACCTTCCATAGCCAGAGGCCTTGCCTATGCGCCTTATGCTGACCTTATCTGGTGTGAGACATCTCACCCTGACCTGGGGGAGGCCCGCGAGTTTGCCCAGGCCATCAAGGAAAAGTATCCGAATAAGATGCTGGCATATAACTGCTCTCCTTCATTTAACTGGGCCAGCAAGCTTTCTGAGGCTGAGATGTTCGAGTACCGTGAGAAGCTTGCCGAGATGGGCTATAAGTTCCAGTTTATTACGCTGGCTGGTTTCCATGCCCTAAACACCAGCATGTTTGAGCTGGCATCAGACTACCGTAAAAGAGGTATGGCTGGATATTCTGCTCTGCAGCAGCGTGAGTTCGGGCTTATGGATCAGGGCTTTAAAGCGGTTAAGCACCAGGCCTTTGTGGGTACCGGCTATTTTGATGCTGTTCAGAATACCGTTACCCAGGGACAGGCCAGTACGGCCGCTCTCAAAGGCAGTACCGAAGAAGCCCAGTTTTAG
- a CDS encoding DUF819 domain-containing protein, producing the protein MNDIAAVAEETTEAVHSAAFITNDAVVLGLLMITLAAIFYTSSLKSWKKFYSVVPALLLCYFIPSLYNTFGLIDGEKSQLYFVATRYLLPTSLVLLTLSIDLKGILKLGPKALIMFLTATVGIVIGGPIALMIFKAVAPSMLGEGEDALWRGMATISGSWIGGGANQAAMLEIFKPSGSLYSIMIAVDVIVANIWMAFLLLGAGMYKQVDKAFNADSSAIEDLKKRVEDYRASILKLPTLSDTMKVLGVGFVVTAIGHFFADIIATNIQEYITVTKAEVVTIYGTLEAAEASGDLSTVMLLERASLGSSFFWLIVIATTLGLALSFTRVRKLEGVGASRLGSVMIYVLVATIGMHMDVEAIKDYWEFFLLGIIWMLVHVTLLLIVAKIIRAPFFFVAVGSQANVGGAASAPVVASAFSPALAPVGVLLAVFGYFLGTYAAYGCALLMQWVSQ; encoded by the coding sequence ATGAATGATATCGCCGCGGTAGCTGAAGAAACGACCGAAGCGGTACACAGTGCTGCCTTCATTACTAACGATGCCGTTGTGCTGGGGCTTCTGATGATTACCCTGGCCGCCATATTTTACACCTCTTCCCTCAAAAGCTGGAAGAAATTTTACAGTGTAGTTCCTGCACTGCTGCTGTGCTATTTTATTCCCAGTCTTTACAATACTTTTGGCCTTATAGACGGAGAGAAGTCCCAACTGTATTTTGTGGCCACACGCTATCTTTTGCCTACCAGTTTGGTCCTTCTTACCCTTTCTATTGACCTAAAGGGGATTCTCAAACTCGGCCCCAAGGCTCTTATCATGTTTCTTACGGCCACTGTCGGCATAGTGATCGGCGGCCCTATTGCCCTTATGATTTTTAAAGCGGTTGCACCCAGTATGCTTGGCGAGGGTGAAGATGCACTATGGAGGGGCATGGCAACAATATCCGGTAGCTGGATCGGCGGCGGAGCTAACCAGGCAGCCATGTTAGAAATATTCAAGCCAAGTGGAAGCCTTTATAGTATTATGATTGCCGTAGATGTAATTGTAGCCAACATTTGGATGGCCTTTCTTTTACTGGGCGCGGGTATGTATAAACAGGTAGATAAGGCATTTAACGCAGATAGCTCAGCAATCGAAGACTTGAAAAAACGGGTCGAAGATTATCGTGCCTCAATTTTAAAACTGCCCACCTTATCTGATACTATGAAGGTATTGGGGGTAGGGTTTGTAGTGACAGCTATTGGTCATTTTTTTGCAGATATTATCGCTACTAACATTCAGGAATACATCACTGTGACTAAAGCTGAAGTGGTTACCATTTACGGAACTTTGGAAGCGGCTGAAGCAAGCGGAGATTTAAGTACTGTGATGCTGCTGGAACGCGCTAGCCTGGGAAGCTCTTTCTTCTGGCTTATCGTAATTGCTACAACTTTAGGTTTAGCCCTTTCTTTCACCCGTGTCAGAAAGCTAGAAGGCGTAGGGGCCTCCAGGTTAGGTAGTGTGATGATTTATGTACTGGTAGCTACTATTGGCATGCATATGGATGTTGAAGCTATTAAGGATTATTGGGAGTTCTTTTTGTTAGGAATAATCTGGATGTTGGTTCACGTAACCCTTCTGCTTATCGTCGCGAAGATTATTCGTGCACCTTTCTTTTTTGTTGCTGTGGGTAGTCAGGCTAACGTAGGTGGAGCCGCATCAGCACCCGTGGTTGCATCAGCATTCAGCCCTGCTTTGGCTCCGGTGGGTGTTCTACTGGCTGTATTTGGTTACTTTCTAGGAACTTATGCTGCATATGGATGTGCTCTCCTTATGCAGTGGGTTTCTCAATAA
- a CDS encoding TonB family protein yields the protein MEYPENAKRLGIVGRIYVQFVVDKEGDITEVKVLKGIGAACDSVAAKVVRNAPNWKPGKHEGKVVKVRMVLPIVFSLHGVPDKKVYIGIKPADWEKFTVLHKKPILKKGMPQLTTYLNENFNYPEAALKDSIQGAVSVRFTVSEEGKVSHITPLTEKGYGCEEELVRLVENMPEWKPGKDYSGYKIDTDLILTVYFRLEEQDLTL from the coding sequence ATGGAATATCCGGAAAATGCTAAAAGGCTCGGCATAGTAGGGAGAATATATGTCCAGTTTGTGGTGGATAAGGAAGGAGATATAACCGAAGTCAAAGTCTTAAAGGGGATAGGAGCAGCATGCGATTCGGTGGCGGCCAAGGTGGTGCGCAATGCTCCAAACTGGAAACCCGGAAAGCATGAAGGTAAAGTGGTAAAAGTAAGGATGGTATTACCTATAGTTTTCTCATTGCATGGCGTTCCCGATAAAAAAGTTTACATAGGTATAAAACCTGCCGATTGGGAGAAATTTACAGTTCTTCATAAAAAGCCCATCTTAAAAAAGGGAATGCCTCAATTGACTACCTACTTAAATGAAAATTTTAACTATCCGGAAGCGGCTTTAAAGGACAGTATACAGGGCGCTGTTAGCGTACGATTCACTGTTAGCGAAGAGGGAAAGGTTAGTCACATAACTCCTCTTACAGAAAAGGGGTATGGATGTGAAGAGGAACTGGTTCGGCTAGTAGAGAACATGCCTGAATGGAAGCCCGGAAAAGACTATAGTGGCTACAAAATTGACACAGACCTGATTCTTACGGTCTACTTCAGGCTTGAAGAACAGGACCTGACTTTGTAA
- a CDS encoding helix-turn-helix domain-containing protein — MKIHENNIRLIFGLKLRQLRLDNGLSLSDLNKKSGISISYLNEIEKGKKYPKGDKIMSLAEALGVTYDHLVSLKLNKKLAPVSELIRSNILSELPLDMFDIDTSRLLELLSNAPTKLSAFVSTLIEIGRSYDMRVETFYFSVLRSYQEMQENYFQEIEEAVESFASENKLDDEPADASQLLRILSERYDYQISDSLLQEYPMLKTVRTLTLPAQDKEADGEKQPPVLLLNNELSPYQKAFALGREAGYCYLGIKDRTYTSSWVEVDNFDQVLNNFRASYFSNALAMREGRFLEDMKTFMALDTWEPERLIDIMESYHATPEMFLHRMTNLLPKHFGMDELFFLRFHTTIGSDNYELTKELHLSGLHNPHGTVLNEHYCRRWISLTILKELEEKLKNDTYSRPLCGAQRSSYIDSKNEYLLISIARPASPTPDQTVSVSIGLRLNRQLLQQIKWINDPAIRTRKVGETCERCSAPDCKERMEAPLVLEAEARLQKRKTALKQIESDVRASVSLK; from the coding sequence TTGAAAATTCACGAAAATAATATCAGGTTGATATTCGGGCTTAAACTGCGTCAGCTACGCCTGGATAACGGACTATCTCTTAGTGACCTGAACAAAAAATCCGGCATAAGCATAAGCTACCTCAATGAAATAGAGAAGGGAAAAAAATACCCGAAAGGAGATAAAATCATGTCTCTGGCAGAGGCTTTGGGGGTAACGTATGATCACCTGGTATCGCTAAAGCTGAACAAGAAACTGGCACCTGTTAGTGAGCTGATCAGGAGTAATATTCTCAGCGAGCTGCCACTGGATATGTTTGATATTGACACCAGCCGGCTGCTGGAACTGCTCTCGAATGCACCTACCAAGCTTTCTGCTTTCGTAAGCACGCTGATAGAGATAGGCCGGAGCTATGACATGCGGGTAGAAACCTTTTACTTCTCGGTATTACGGTCCTACCAGGAGATGCAGGAAAACTACTTCCAGGAAATAGAGGAGGCGGTAGAAAGCTTTGCCTCCGAAAACAAGCTGGATGATGAGCCTGCGGATGCTTCGCAATTACTGCGTATTCTTTCCGAACGATACGATTACCAAATAAGCGACTCTCTGCTACAGGAGTACCCTATGCTAAAAACGGTGCGCACGCTGACCCTGCCTGCACAGGATAAAGAGGCCGACGGAGAGAAGCAGCCACCAGTATTATTACTTAATAATGAGCTCAGCCCTTACCAGAAGGCCTTTGCGCTAGGGCGCGAGGCGGGCTACTGCTACCTGGGCATTAAGGACAGAACCTATACGAGCAGTTGGGTAGAAGTAGATAACTTTGACCAAGTGCTGAATAACTTCCGGGCCTCATACTTCTCTAATGCGCTGGCCATGCGGGAAGGGCGGTTTCTGGAAGACATGAAAACGTTCATGGCACTGGACACCTGGGAGCCGGAACGGCTTATCGACATTATGGAAAGCTACCACGCTACGCCGGAAATGTTTCTGCACCGCATGACCAACCTGCTTCCGAAGCATTTTGGCATGGATGAACTGTTCTTTTTAAGGTTTCACACGACTATAGGCTCAGACAATTACGAGCTTACGAAGGAGCTCCACCTGAGCGGCCTCCATAATCCGCACGGTACGGTGCTGAACGAACACTACTGCCGCCGATGGATAAGCCTTACTATATTAAAGGAGCTGGAAGAGAAACTGAAAAATGACACTTATTCGCGACCACTCTGCGGAGCGCAGCGGAGCAGCTATATTGATTCTAAAAATGAGTATCTCCTCATCAGCATTGCCAGACCAGCCTCCCCTACACCGGACCAGACTGTAAGTGTCTCCATAGGCCTGAGGCTTAACCGACAGCTCCTGCAGCAGATAAAGTGGATCAATGACCCTGCCATACGCACCCGCAAGGTGGGAGAAACCTGCGAACGCTGTAGTGCCCCGGATTGTAAAGAAAGAATGGAAGCCCCACTTGTGCTAGAGGCAGAGGCGAGGCTACAAAAAAGAAAAACCGCTCTGAAGCAAATAGAAAGCGACGTCAGGGCGTCAGTTTCTCTGAAATAG
- a CDS encoding GNAT family N-acetyltransferase, which produces MDLKKLFSKIPTLHTDRLTLREVSSHDADGVFKVFNDDEVTHFNFRNYLSNVRDARQRIQYWKTCYAQSQRLYWGVFQDDQFIGNIGLVHFDLRGDRLEIGYNLGREYWGHGLMNEALTRILDYLFAEIGVNRVDALVLPGNESSVKVLKNLNFKKDGILRGAAKKRDEGYEDVILYGLVKKDFIHHL; this is translated from the coding sequence ATGGACCTAAAAAAACTCTTCTCAAAAATACCTACCCTTCATACCGACCGTCTTACGCTCAGGGAAGTCTCCAGCCATGATGCCGATGGGGTCTTTAAGGTATTCAACGATGATGAGGTAACGCACTTCAACTTTCGCAATTATCTATCCAATGTCCGTGATGCCCGCCAGCGGATTCAGTACTGGAAAACCTGTTATGCGCAAAGTCAGCGTTTGTACTGGGGTGTATTTCAGGATGATCAATTTATAGGCAATATCGGCCTGGTGCATTTTGATCTGAGGGGTGACCGGCTCGAGATTGGCTACAACCTGGGTAGAGAGTACTGGGGCCACGGACTCATGAACGAGGCCCTTACAAGAATACTGGACTACCTGTTTGCCGAAATCGGGGTAAACCGGGTAGATGCCCTGGTACTACCTGGCAATGAAAGCAGCGTAAAGGTGCTGAAAAACCTCAACTTCAAAAAAGACGGCATACTACGCGGTGCTGCCAAAAAACGCGACGAGGGATATGAGGATGTGATTTTGTATGGTCTTGTGAAAAAGGACTTTATCCATCACTTATAG
- a CDS encoding TonB family protein gives MITNILPYLAESLLCGIIFLVFYRLVLAGEKSFSFNRFYLLGSLLLMFLLPLLHINTQAGGVGDLSTIYLPEVEMNGGKNVSTNEATIHWGLWVLWSYLAISAILFIRLVSNLTNIMQRVRKAESSTEDGYRLVHVREDVPVSTFFHYIFWPQHMSLSTEEQSMVLKHEITHVKQWHTLDLLLVNTLASLFWILPVWKQYRKAFEETHEYLADREVLRNTTPQSYGSLIAKYTLKQSGLTLTHSFANQSLKRITMMKNTLNSIKPMKLLMAFPLAAVMFWTVSCEESDVIEEEQTEQPVLKEHTTIESEAGELPDDVLTIVDEQPMPEGGFPAIAQHIQETLKYPGEAEKLGIEGRVYVQFIVNTDGSISNVKAIKGIGHGCDAEAIRVVSEMPHWNPGIKDGETVKVRMVLPIVYKL, from the coding sequence ATGATCACCAACATCCTACCATATCTTGCTGAAAGTCTGCTATGCGGCATAATCTTCCTAGTCTTCTACCGGCTGGTACTGGCAGGTGAAAAATCCTTTTCCTTTAACCGCTTTTACCTTTTAGGAAGCTTACTATTGATGTTCCTTCTCCCCTTGCTTCATATAAATACCCAGGCAGGAGGTGTGGGAGACCTGTCCACCATCTATCTGCCCGAAGTAGAAATGAATGGCGGGAAAAATGTAAGTACCAACGAAGCCACGATACACTGGGGCCTGTGGGTTTTATGGAGTTATCTGGCTATATCCGCTATTCTATTTATACGCCTGGTAAGCAACCTGACGAATATTATGCAGCGGGTACGAAAAGCGGAATCCAGTACAGAAGACGGATACAGGTTAGTACACGTACGGGAGGATGTGCCGGTAAGTACTTTTTTCCACTATATATTCTGGCCGCAGCACATGAGCCTTAGTACGGAGGAGCAAAGCATGGTACTAAAGCATGAAATTACTCATGTCAAACAATGGCACACCCTGGATCTGCTCCTGGTAAACACCCTGGCCTCCCTCTTCTGGATATTACCGGTCTGGAAACAATACCGCAAGGCCTTTGAAGAAACACATGAATACCTGGCCGACAGGGAAGTGCTTCGTAACACCACTCCCCAGAGTTATGGTAGCCTGATAGCCAAATATACTTTAAAGCAGTCAGGTCTGACACTGACACACTCATTTGCAAATCAATCACTTAAAAGAATAACCATGATGAAAAACACCCTGAATTCTATTAAACCAATGAAATTGCTAATGGCGTTCCCCCTGGCTGCTGTCATGTTCTGGACAGTTAGCTGCGAGGAATCAGATGTGATCGAAGAAGAACAGACGGAACAGCCTGTTCTGAAAGAGCATACTACTATTGAATCAGAAGCAGGAGAGCTGCCTGATGATGTCCTGACTATAGTGGATGAACAGCCAATGCCTGAGGGAGGTTTTCCAGCCATTGCACAACATATACAGGAAACCCTCAAGTATCCTGGGGAAGCTGAGAAACTAGGCATAGAAGGGCGTGTATATGTTCAGTTCATAGTCAATACGGACGGCAGTATATCAAACGTAAAAGCCATTAAAGGCATCGGACATGGCTGTGATGCGGAAGCCATTCGGGTGGTTAGCGAAATGCCGCACTGGAACCCTGGCATAAAAGACGGAGAAACTGTAAAAGTTAGAATGGTACTACCGATAGTATATAAGCTATAA